One stretch of Acholeplasma laidlawii PG-8A DNA includes these proteins:
- a CDS encoding Fic/DOC family protein, with translation MSDPYFYEGTNTHVNVMGIRDKALLKTYTANQFGLAMLNILKNPPKMESAFDFLELHKLLFENVFPWAGQIRTVNMTTSEFILGDGLVEFADFRTIEKELKQIDLKYQGYPWKFVTKSEFIDHLCKFIVDLWVVHPLREGNTRTLIVYMDLFVRKYGYQIDLEGFGLASNDLRNGFVWGAIGEFLNIKTILNKIIVKEN, from the coding sequence ATGAGTGATCCATATTTTTATGAAGGCACTAATACCCATGTAAATGTCATGGGTATAAGGGATAAAGCACTATTAAAGACCTATACAGCCAACCAATTTGGCCTTGCAATGCTAAATATCCTTAAAAATCCACCAAAAATGGAGAGTGCGTTTGATTTTTTAGAGTTGCATAAACTGCTATTTGAGAATGTTTTTCCATGGGCTGGACAAATTAGAACTGTAAATATGACAACCTCAGAATTTATTTTAGGTGATGGTTTAGTTGAATTTGCAGACTTTAGAACAATTGAAAAAGAACTTAAACAAATAGATTTAAAATACCAAGGCTATCCATGGAAATTTGTAACAAAATCAGAGTTTATTGACCATTTATGTAAGTTTATAGTTGATCTTTGGGTGGTCCACCCACTTAGAGAAGGTAATACAAGAACTTTAATCGTGTATATGGACTTATTTGTTAGAAAATATGGCTACCAAATCGACTTAGAAGGGTTTGGTTTAGCAAGTAATGATTTACGTAATGGATTTGTGTGGGGCGCAATCGGAGAATTCTTGAACATTAAGACGATTTTAAATAAAATCATCGTTAAAGAGAATTAA
- a CDS encoding type II toxin-antitoxin system RelB/DinJ family antitoxin — MKKNEYINVRIDEDTKTKAEEILKNFNLRISDAINIFLRQVVLEEGIPFEVKLPQYEKAYKELEKAVAYNAFGGGIPSDYANNILKLYAKNLIDLDTAVFALSRKIR; from the coding sequence ATGAAAAAGAATGAATATATCAATGTAAGAATTGATGAAGATACAAAAACTAAAGCAGAAGAGATATTAAAAAACTTTAATTTAAGAATTTCTGATGCTATCAATATATTTTTACGTCAAGTAGTACTAGAAGAAGGTATTCCTTTTGAAGTAAAACTACCTCAATACGAGAAAGCATATAAAGAACTAGAAAAAGCAGTAGCTTATAATGCCTTTGGTGGAGGTATACCTAGTGATTATGCAAATAACATCTTAAAACTCTATGCTAAGAACTTAATAGATTTAGATACTGCAGTCTTTGCATTAAGTAGGAAAATACGATGA
- the speB gene encoding agmatinase, which translates to MKLSKVDLSFQSCTSSYDEADVVIYSVPMDATTSFRPGTRFAGNAIRVDSFGVEWYSPYRDADLKDFKTVDTGDLDLPIGAVEDALDIVYEATKTVIKDGKKPMVIGGEHLITYPVLKALHEKYNDLHVIHLDAHTDLREEFFGRELSHATFMRQAHKFLGDHKIFQFGIRSGDKHEFEWAKKHIHQQKFDFEGLDKIVEQIKDKPVYITIDLDVLDPAVFPGTGTPEPGGMQYKDLLWAFDQFEKLNHIVGADIVELSPYLDPSGASNAVAAKSLRELILILHKNKNK; encoded by the coding sequence ATGAAATTAAGTAAAGTAGATTTATCATTTCAATCATGCACATCAAGCTATGATGAAGCAGATGTAGTTATATATTCAGTACCAATGGATGCAACAACATCCTTTAGACCAGGTACACGTTTTGCAGGTAATGCAATACGTGTAGACTCTTTTGGGGTAGAATGGTACTCACCTTACCGTGATGCAGACTTAAAAGATTTTAAAACTGTAGATACGGGGGATTTAGATTTACCAATTGGTGCAGTTGAAGATGCACTAGATATCGTATATGAAGCAACTAAAACTGTCATTAAAGACGGCAAGAAACCGATGGTTATTGGTGGAGAACACTTAATTACTTATCCTGTATTAAAAGCATTACATGAAAAGTATAATGATTTACATGTTATTCATTTAGATGCACATACAGATTTACGCGAAGAGTTTTTTGGTAGAGAACTATCTCATGCAACATTTATGAGACAAGCTCATAAATTCTTAGGAGACCACAAAATATTCCAATTCGGTATTAGAAGTGGTGACAAGCATGAGTTTGAGTGGGCCAAAAAACATATCCACCAACAAAAGTTTGATTTTGAAGGTCTAGATAAGATTGTTGAACAAATCAAAGATAAACCTGTATATATTACAATCGACTTAGATGTACTAGATCCTGCAGTATTTCCTGGTACAGGTACACCTGAACCAGGTGGTATGCAATACAAAGACTTATTATGGGCTTTTGATCAATTTGAGAAATTAAACCATATAGTAGGTGCTGATATTGTTGAGTTATCACCTTACTTAGATCCAAGTGGTGCATCCAATGCAGTTGCTGCAAAATCTTTAAGAGAATTAATTTTAATACTTCATAAGAATAAAAATAAATAA
- a CDS encoding aminotransferase class I/II-fold pyridoxal phosphate-dependent enzyme, protein MAKLDQTKTPFYDKIKSYGQSHTVALDVPDHKLGAIQNDFRNYVGEHLFLLDANAPRGLDNLSKPKGVIKEAQALAADAFGADHAYFLMNGTSQGIMAMIMTACRAKEKIIIPRNVHKSAINGLILSGAMPIFMKPYIDSDLGIANGIDIEELKETIAEHPDAKAVFVINPTYFGVTSNLEEVVKIAHAHDMLVLCDEAHGAHFNFNDKLPISAMAAGADMSAGSIHKTVGSLTQSSILLIKGDRIEPSRVQSTLNILQSTSPSSLFMASIDASRSHIAVHGKEALDKVIEMTRKTRDEINQISGLKAMTKQDVINNKGFNYDETKIMVKVSDLGITGFEAYNILSDKFGIQMELAETHLILAVLSIGTTQNDLDRFVEGLKGLVAYKKDVKIAHKIRFTYPDSYTRPREAYHAPKKYVKIEDALNEVAAENIMVYPPGIPLVIPGEIINQEILEDLEFYTAQGSTILSDTEDGYIKVVDKDLWFKYEGDL, encoded by the coding sequence GTGGCAAAATTAGACCAAACCAAAACACCTTTTTATGATAAAATTAAAAGTTATGGACAGTCACATACTGTCGCATTAGACGTGCCCGATCATAAACTAGGCGCTATACAAAACGACTTTAGAAACTACGTTGGAGAACATCTATTTTTGTTAGATGCTAATGCTCCAAGAGGTTTAGATAATCTATCAAAACCTAAAGGCGTTATTAAAGAAGCACAAGCGCTAGCAGCGGATGCTTTTGGTGCAGACCATGCTTACTTTTTAATGAATGGTACATCACAAGGTATTATGGCAATGATTATGACTGCTTGCCGTGCCAAAGAAAAGATCATTATACCTAGAAATGTCCATAAATCTGCGATTAATGGGCTTATCCTATCAGGTGCTATGCCTATTTTTATGAAACCTTATATTGATAGTGACTTAGGTATTGCTAATGGGATTGATATTGAAGAGTTAAAAGAAACGATTGCAGAACATCCAGATGCTAAGGCAGTATTTGTAATTAACCCGACTTATTTTGGCGTAACTTCTAACTTAGAAGAAGTTGTAAAGATTGCACATGCACATGACATGTTAGTGTTATGTGATGAAGCGCATGGTGCACACTTTAACTTTAATGATAAGTTACCAATTAGCGCTATGGCTGCTGGTGCTGATATGTCAGCAGGAAGTATTCATAAAACAGTAGGTTCATTAACACAGTCTTCTATCTTACTTATTAAAGGAGACCGCATAGAACCAAGTAGAGTTCAATCTACTTTAAATATCTTACAGTCTACATCACCATCCTCCTTATTTATGGCATCGATAGATGCATCTAGAAGCCATATCGCAGTGCATGGTAAAGAAGCATTAGATAAAGTCATCGAGATGACTCGAAAAACTAGAGATGAAATCAATCAGATATCTGGTTTAAAAGCTATGACCAAACAAGATGTTATAAACAATAAAGGTTTTAACTATGATGAAACAAAAATTATGGTTAAAGTATCAGACTTAGGTATTACAGGTTTTGAAGCATATAACATATTAAGTGATAAGTTTGGTATTCAAATGGAGTTAGCTGAAACGCACCTTATATTGGCGGTCCTATCCATTGGTACTACTCAAAACGATCTAGATAGATTTGTTGAAGGTTTAAAAGGGCTAGTCGCGTATAAAAAAGATGTTAAGATTGCTCACAAGATTAGATTTACATATCCAGATTCTTATACCAGACCACGTGAGGCATATCACGCACCTAAAAAATATGTAAAAATAGAAGATGCTTTAAATGAAGTAGCTGCAGAAAACATCATGGTGTATCCTCCAGGCATACCGCTTGTCATACCAGGAGAAATTATTAATCAAGAAATATTAGAGGACTTAGAATTTTATACAGCCCAAGGATCTACCATATTATCTGACACAGAAGATGGATATATTAAAGTAGTAGACAAAGACTTGTGGTTTAAATATGAGGGAGACTTATGA